A stretch of Imperialibacter roseus DNA encodes these proteins:
- a CDS encoding CHASE2 domain-containing protein has protein sequence MKANRREFWLDSIFGTAFIFLLMWTFYSVTAFKVFDLFDPIGDALGDVELTDVVFSQLREPAVPDDRIVLVNLGRVNRADIGYMIDIVNQYEPKVIGLDTYFRTPKDSAVDAIMEDAFSRVDNLVIGSILQNFNEEKLEFDSLGKSLPRFTQHAETGFVNFITDAQTQEELKMTREFTPKEMVAGQQELAFAVKLAQYLEPEKVDRLLKRGNERETINYRGNVMDFGASVYGTMFFALDVNQVFDQNFDPSLIKDKIVIFCFLGEYLGDRLTIEDKYYSPINSQFAGRSYPDMFGGVVHANIVAMILNEDYIDAMDDATGAIIGVLLCLINVAAFSYIYRVYSKWYDGATKLIQLVEVLGISFMNVYVLDKFNYKPELTIGMVAIALAGDSLEVYYSVVKNSVTGLFKSRKRKIKL, from the coding sequence ATGAAAGCAAACAGAAGAGAATTTTGGCTGGACTCGATTTTTGGAACAGCCTTCATATTCTTACTGATGTGGACGTTTTATTCCGTTACCGCATTTAAGGTCTTTGACTTATTTGATCCGATTGGAGACGCTCTTGGAGATGTAGAGCTCACTGATGTGGTATTCTCCCAGCTAAGGGAGCCGGCAGTTCCTGACGACAGGATTGTGCTGGTGAACCTGGGCAGGGTAAACAGGGCAGATATTGGGTATATGATTGATATTGTCAATCAATATGAACCAAAGGTAATTGGCCTCGATACCTATTTCAGAACGCCCAAAGATTCTGCTGTCGATGCCATTATGGAGGATGCTTTTTCGAGGGTTGATAACCTGGTAATTGGTAGCATTCTTCAGAACTTTAATGAAGAGAAGCTGGAATTTGATTCTCTGGGGAAATCTCTTCCAAGATTCACTCAGCATGCTGAGACGGGTTTTGTTAATTTTATAACAGATGCCCAAACTCAGGAAGAGTTGAAAATGACCCGGGAGTTCACTCCCAAGGAGATGGTGGCAGGGCAACAAGAACTGGCATTTGCTGTAAAGCTGGCTCAGTATTTGGAACCTGAAAAGGTAGACAGGTTGTTGAAAAGAGGCAACGAGCGGGAAACGATTAATTACCGAGGCAATGTGATGGACTTCGGTGCGTCGGTGTATGGTACGATGTTTTTCGCACTGGACGTTAATCAAGTTTTTGATCAGAACTTCGATCCATCTCTGATCAAGGATAAAATTGTGATCTTCTGCTTTTTAGGTGAGTATCTTGGTGATAGACTGACAATAGAAGACAAGTACTATTCGCCGATTAACTCGCAGTTTGCAGGAAGATCCTATCCGGATATGTTTGGGGGAGTTGTGCATGCCAACATTGTGGCCATGATTCTCAATGAGGATTACATTGATGCCATGGATGATGCAACCGGCGCTATAATTGGTGTGCTGTTGTGTTTGATCAATGTAGCGGCTTTTTCTTACATATACAGAGTGTATTCCAAGTGGTACGATGGTGCCACTAAATTGATACAGCTGGTGGAAGTTTTGGGCATCAGCTTTATGAATGTTTATGTATTGGACAAGTTCAATTATAAACCGGAGTTAACCATAGGCATGGTAGCAATAGCACTTGCCGGCGATTCTCTGGAGGTATATTACAGCGTGGTGAAGAATTCAGTCACCGGGCTTTTTAAAAGTAGAAAAAGAAAAATTAAATTGTAA
- the meaB gene encoding methylmalonyl Co-A mutase-associated GTPase MeaB, protein MSTNIPKRPTLEELISGIIRGDRVALARGITLVESKLPSDRALAEQLIDRLLSKTGKATRIGVSGIPGVGKSTFIEAFGVHLTRLGKKVAVLAVDPSSKQTKGSILGDKTRMNKLAVNPNAYIRPTPTGSTLGGVADQSREAMLLCEAVGFDVILIETVGVGQSETLVRDMCDFFLLLTIAGAGDDLQGIKKGIMEMADAIVINKADGDNIPVVKKTLQELKQVVHYFSLPPSGWVTQVTTCSALLGEGIGELWILIESFNEKMTANGYLAHQRSQQNLQWMHQKLDGLLKQEFNRLVKEEVKDLAAKVENRELNPVTAAHQLFDLYKKKKG, encoded by the coding sequence ATGTCAACGAATATACCAAAAAGACCAACATTAGAGGAGTTGATTAGCGGAATAATCAGGGGCGACAGGGTGGCGCTGGCCAGGGGTATTACCTTGGTGGAAAGCAAACTACCGTCTGACAGAGCGCTTGCTGAGCAACTGATTGACAGATTGTTAAGCAAAACAGGCAAGGCGACGAGAATTGGTGTGTCGGGCATACCAGGCGTTGGGAAGAGCACCTTCATAGAAGCCTTTGGCGTACACCTTACCAGACTAGGTAAAAAGGTGGCAGTATTGGCGGTTGACCCGTCGAGCAAGCAAACCAAGGGCAGTATTTTGGGCGACAAAACCAGGATGAATAAGCTCGCCGTCAACCCAAATGCCTACATAAGACCCACTCCTACGGGTTCTACCCTCGGGGGCGTGGCAGATCAGTCACGTGAGGCCATGTTACTGTGCGAAGCGGTCGGGTTCGACGTCATTTTGATAGAGACTGTGGGAGTAGGTCAATCGGAGACCCTGGTAAGAGACATGTGTGACTTCTTTCTGCTGCTGACCATAGCAGGAGCAGGCGATGACCTGCAGGGTATAAAAAAGGGCATTATGGAGATGGCCGACGCCATTGTGATCAACAAGGCAGACGGTGACAATATTCCGGTAGTTAAGAAGACCCTCCAGGAGCTTAAACAAGTGGTTCACTACTTCTCGCTGCCTCCTTCCGGCTGGGTTACTCAGGTGACAACATGCTCCGCTCTTCTCGGCGAGGGAATAGGTGAGTTATGGATTTTGATTGAGTCGTTCAACGAAAAGATGACTGCCAATGGCTATTTAGCACATCAGCGATCCCAGCAAAACCTGCAATGGATGCATCAGAAGCTTGATGGGCTTTTGAAACAGGAATTCAATCGTCTGGTAAAAGAGGAAGTCAAAGACCTCGCTGCAAAAGTGGAAAATAGAGAGCTAAACCCCGTAACTGCAGCCCACCAGCTGTTTGACCTCTACAAAAAAAAGAAGGGGTGA
- a CDS encoding DUF5074 domain-containing protein, with protein MKKLALWSLVAAVFLTSCGGDDEGEPNNGVGSVYVVNEGNFNQTNGSITSYDPESGEVSAFVFQTANSRPLGDVVQSLFIDADEVGYVVVNNSKKIEVVNADFVSTATIEDNLANPRYLLRANDQLFVSNWGTFDENYALDQSYVLILDATTFEKEGVINTEDGTENLAYADGFVYASNSFGNTVSVIKTSTGELETTLEVGYSPGEMEVDEAGTIWLICGGSYQGNDGAIYKLGTSAATKEVDLEFNPSARLSIDKEQGVLYYIAGTSVGSYETTQKVLEKAFITIDEAVGFYGLGYNEAEDVIYIADAKGFQGKGTVYRYSADGEKLSTFEAGVAPNGFVFK; from the coding sequence ATGAAAAAGCTAGCATTATGGAGTTTAGTAGCCGCAGTTTTCCTAACCAGCTGTGGAGGTGACGACGAAGGTGAACCCAATAACGGTGTGGGATCCGTCTATGTAGTCAATGAAGGGAATTTTAACCAAACGAATGGAAGTATCACCTCCTATGACCCGGAAAGCGGGGAGGTTTCTGCCTTCGTTTTCCAAACGGCCAACAGTCGGCCGCTGGGCGACGTAGTACAATCCTTGTTTATCGATGCCGACGAGGTAGGCTACGTGGTAGTGAACAACAGCAAAAAGATTGAAGTGGTGAATGCTGACTTTGTTTCAACAGCCACTATTGAGGACAACCTGGCCAATCCAAGGTATTTGTTGCGGGCCAACGATCAGCTCTTTGTCAGCAACTGGGGCACTTTCGATGAGAACTACGCCCTTGATCAGTCGTACGTACTAATTCTTGACGCTACCACTTTTGAAAAGGAGGGGGTAATTAATACAGAGGACGGCACTGAAAATCTGGCCTATGCTGATGGCTTCGTCTATGCTTCCAATAGTTTTGGGAATACAGTATCTGTAATTAAGACCAGTACCGGAGAACTGGAGACAACCCTCGAAGTCGGTTATTCGCCGGGAGAAATGGAGGTGGATGAGGCCGGCACCATTTGGCTGATCTGCGGTGGAAGCTATCAGGGCAACGACGGGGCCATCTATAAGCTTGGCACATCCGCAGCTACCAAAGAGGTCGACCTTGAGTTTAATCCTTCGGCACGACTATCCATCGATAAAGAGCAGGGCGTATTGTATTACATAGCAGGCACCTCAGTTGGAAGCTATGAAACTACACAAAAGGTGCTTGAAAAGGCGTTTATTACAATTGATGAGGCAGTTGGCTTTTATGGACTAGGTTATAATGAAGCCGAGGATGTCATCTACATAGCAGACGCCAAAGGCTTTCAGGGCAAAGGCACCGTGTACAGATATTCTGCCGATGGAGAAAAACTATCGACATTTGAAGCAGGGGTAGCTCCAAATGGCTTTGTTTTCAAATAA
- a CDS encoding ABC transporter substrate-binding protein gives MFNKILLFISFFAVLTFSCQQKKAETVADNPTQPSYIKYASGLAITQHADWTEVVVEQPWKGAGKAIKYALVDKKKDTDAAFDGYKVVKVPLSKVAATSTTHLPHFSALGETSSLKGFANADYVYSQVFRERIASDELVEIGDGAGVNFESCLNLKPEALFTFSMGNDRSTDERLELAGIDMLYNADYLETTPLGRAEWIKFTAAFFNKLDEADSIFNVIEQNYLELRAKALKAEAKPTVLTGVVYGDTWFLPGGKNYGAAFFEDAGGSYLWKETEENGWLELSFESVFEKGLKADYWIGVASFGTLQEMKAQESRYGLFSAWKNNAVYNYDNQLNEKGGNNYLEEGYSRPDIVLADLIHIMHPDLLPDHKLYFYRKLP, from the coding sequence ATGTTCAACAAAATACTTCTTTTCATCTCCTTTTTTGCCGTGCTCACTTTCTCATGCCAGCAAAAGAAGGCAGAAACGGTAGCCGATAACCCAACCCAACCCTCTTACATAAAGTATGCAAGTGGGCTAGCCATTACCCAGCACGCAGATTGGACAGAGGTTGTGGTGGAACAACCATGGAAGGGTGCCGGAAAGGCTATAAAGTATGCATTGGTTGACAAGAAAAAGGACACAGACGCCGCCTTTGATGGTTATAAAGTTGTGAAAGTGCCGCTTAGCAAGGTGGCTGCTACCAGCACCACCCATCTTCCTCATTTTTCAGCCCTCGGTGAAACATCAAGCCTGAAGGGCTTCGCCAATGCCGACTATGTGTACTCACAGGTCTTCAGGGAAAGGATCGCAAGTGACGAGCTGGTCGAAATTGGGGACGGTGCCGGCGTCAACTTTGAATCGTGCCTTAACTTGAAGCCCGAAGCCCTTTTTACCTTTTCCATGGGGAACGACCGATCTACTGACGAAAGGCTGGAGCTGGCTGGCATCGACATGCTCTACAACGCCGACTACCTTGAAACGACGCCTCTTGGCCGGGCAGAATGGATCAAGTTCACGGCTGCTTTCTTCAATAAGCTTGACGAGGCCGATTCTATTTTCAACGTGATAGAACAAAACTATCTGGAACTACGAGCCAAAGCCCTGAAGGCCGAAGCAAAACCAACCGTGCTGACCGGCGTGGTGTATGGCGACACCTGGTTTCTGCCTGGCGGCAAGAATTACGGAGCTGCCTTCTTTGAAGATGCGGGCGGCAGCTACCTCTGGAAAGAAACCGAGGAGAACGGATGGCTGGAACTAAGTTTTGAGTCTGTGTTTGAAAAGGGGTTGAAAGCCGACTATTGGATTGGGGTGGCGTCTTTTGGCACGCTGCAGGAAATGAAAGCGCAGGAAAGCAGGTATGGTTTGTTTAGCGCCTGGAAAAATAACGCCGTTTACAACTACGACAATCAGTTGAACGAAAAGGGTGGAAATAACTATCTGGAAGAAGGCTACAGCAGGCCCGATATTGTTCTGGCAGACCTGATCCATATTATGCATCCTGACCTCCTCCCCGATCACAAACTTTATTTTTACAGAAAATTACCCTAA
- a CDS encoding FecCD family ABC transporter permease, giving the protein MLRDFIQQSWKQWWKYFVLLTLLIFVLFLLSLALGSVVIPAFEALKIVSGFTSQNEAWQEIILNFRLPKALTAILVGAALGISGLQMQTFFRNPLAGPFVLGISSGASLGAALLILGGTSLGLHQLGGQLFASAQVIAAALGAILVMIAVISVARSLRDAMSLLIVGLMFSSTTGALVSIMQYFSQAEDIQAYMLWSFGSLGGLSWEEMQIFAPIIVIGLLLSFASAKQLNMLLLGEQYARSMGLNIKRARLTIIISTCLLAGSVTAFCGPIAFIGIAVPHMVRMLFPTSNHLLLIPLVCLMGAGTMLFCDLIAQLPGTSQLLPINAVTSLIGGPVVIWIIVSKRNLRYSL; this is encoded by the coding sequence ATGCTTAGGGATTTCATCCAACAGTCATGGAAGCAATGGTGGAAGTACTTCGTGCTTCTCACGCTCCTGATTTTCGTGCTTTTCCTTCTCAGTCTGGCCCTGGGGTCCGTGGTGATCCCGGCATTTGAAGCGCTGAAAATTGTGTCGGGCTTTACCAGCCAAAACGAAGCCTGGCAGGAAATCATTCTCAACTTCCGGCTGCCAAAAGCATTAACGGCCATACTGGTAGGCGCCGCTTTGGGCATCAGCGGGCTCCAAATGCAAACTTTCTTCAGGAATCCTTTGGCCGGGCCATTTGTGTTGGGCATTAGCTCCGGCGCAAGCCTTGGTGCCGCCTTGCTGATTCTTGGCGGAACTTCGTTGGGGCTTCATCAGCTGGGCGGGCAGCTTTTCGCCAGTGCTCAGGTAATTGCCGCAGCGCTCGGAGCCATTCTTGTCATGATCGCCGTTATCTCCGTGGCCCGCTCACTGCGTGACGCTATGAGCCTCCTCATCGTAGGGTTGATGTTTAGTAGCACCACAGGAGCCCTGGTCAGCATTATGCAGTACTTCAGCCAGGCCGAAGACATCCAGGCTTATATGCTTTGGTCATTCGGAAGTTTAGGCGGGCTTAGCTGGGAGGAAATGCAAATCTTTGCGCCTATAATAGTAATTGGTCTGCTGCTGTCCTTTGCTTCGGCCAAACAGCTAAACATGCTCTTGCTTGGTGAGCAGTATGCCCGAAGCATGGGGCTCAACATCAAGCGAGCCAGGCTTACCATCATCATCAGCACCTGCCTGCTGGCTGGCAGTGTCACCGCTTTCTGCGGGCCTATCGCCTTCATTGGCATTGCCGTGCCACACATGGTTCGCATGCTTTTCCCTACTTCAAATCATTTGTTGCTTATTCCGTTGGTTTGCCTGATGGGTGCCGGCACCATGCTATTTTGCGACCTGATTGCTCAGCTACCAGGCACATCGCAGTTGCTACCCATCAATGCCGTGACTTCTCTGATCGGCGGCCCCGTCGTTATTTGGATCATTGTGAGTAAACGAAACCTGAGGTACTCGTTATGA
- a CDS encoding ABC transporter ATP-binding protein, with amino-acid sequence MIVNNRSVMKLQHLSVGYLVKSHPTPLLKDINLDINPGEVVCLLGQNGVGKSTLLRTIAGLQPPLAGEVLLAHRPVQAYSIQELATKISLVLTEKVGGGNLTVEELVALGRHPYTNWLGLLSKEDKSAVEEAVALTKINYLLNKKVGELSDGQYQKAMIARAVAQDGDLMILDEPTAFLDLNNSVEIFMLLRQLALEKEKAVVVSTHDFHLAMEFADRLWLTNFNSPLVQGLPEDLALNGLLEESLYHEGFGFDLLNGRVLLPTKEGTTFSLAGDSPAHNWTKRALERHGYLPGDTNAAIKLTIEMEGNATSWVATNQRFHSLESLLNYLAGPKSK; translated from the coding sequence ATGATCGTTAACAACAGGTCGGTGATGAAACTACAGCATTTGAGTGTTGGCTACCTCGTAAAAAGTCATCCTACTCCGCTTTTGAAAGACATCAACCTGGATATCAATCCCGGGGAGGTAGTTTGTCTGCTGGGACAAAATGGCGTGGGCAAATCAACGCTACTACGAACAATCGCCGGGCTGCAGCCTCCCCTTGCTGGCGAGGTGCTTCTTGCCCATCGGCCAGTTCAAGCATACAGCATCCAGGAGCTAGCCACAAAGATTAGCCTTGTGCTCACTGAAAAAGTAGGTGGTGGCAACCTCACTGTGGAAGAACTGGTAGCACTTGGCCGCCATCCTTACACCAACTGGCTTGGATTGCTTTCCAAAGAAGACAAGTCGGCCGTAGAAGAAGCTGTGGCACTTACAAAGATCAACTACCTGTTGAATAAAAAAGTAGGCGAGCTGAGCGACGGACAGTACCAGAAAGCTATGATAGCCAGAGCGGTGGCGCAAGACGGCGACTTGATGATCCTGGATGAGCCCACGGCGTTTCTGGATCTGAACAATAGCGTCGAAATATTTATGCTGCTCAGACAACTCGCTCTTGAAAAAGAAAAGGCTGTGGTAGTATCTACGCATGACTTCCATTTAGCCATGGAGTTTGCCGACAGACTTTGGCTGACCAATTTCAACAGCCCCCTCGTTCAGGGACTGCCTGAGGATTTGGCGCTAAATGGTCTGCTCGAAGAAAGCCTTTACCACGAAGGCTTTGGGTTTGACTTGTTAAACGGCAGAGTGCTGTTGCCAACAAAAGAAGGCACGACATTTTCATTGGCAGGAGATTCACCAGCCCACAACTGGACAAAACGTGCACTGGAAAGGCACGGCTATTTGCCGGGTGATACGAATGCGGCAATTAAGCTTACTATTGAAATGGAGGGAAATGCTACCAGTTGGGTGGCGACAAACCAAAGATTCCATTCCCTGGAAAGTCTCCTCAACTATTTAGCCGGGCCCAAGAGCAAATAA
- a CDS encoding head GIN domain-containing protein codes for MRKIGVLILGLLIAGQVWAGEETRELSSFSSLDIGGAFKVTLKKTGRHRVFIDADDNVIDRIRTEVVGSTLKVYIKDNNFRSSGPMNLTIEFSNINGMDLSGASTVVCDDVITASTFDLDVSGAGSTKLIIETDRLRADMTGAGTLTLRGKAREQVIDITGAGSYNAEEFECDYTEVESSGAGTARVVANKELRAECSGAGSVRYKGNPQKVYADSNGAGSVKRMN; via the coding sequence ATGAGAAAGATAGGAGTACTTATACTTGGATTACTAATCGCCGGTCAGGTTTGGGCAGGAGAAGAAACAAGAGAGTTGTCTTCGTTCAGCAGCCTCGATATCGGTGGCGCTTTTAAAGTGACATTGAAGAAAACCGGCAGGCACAGGGTATTCATTGATGCAGATGACAATGTGATAGACAGAATTCGAACCGAGGTTGTTGGCAGCACTTTGAAAGTCTATATCAAAGACAATAATTTCAGGTCGAGCGGGCCCATGAATCTGACTATTGAGTTTTCTAACATCAACGGCATGGATTTAAGCGGGGCTTCCACAGTTGTATGCGACGATGTCATCACAGCTTCGACGTTCGATCTGGATGTAAGTGGAGCCGGTTCTACAAAGCTGATCATTGAGACAGACAGGCTAAGGGCTGACATGACAGGTGCAGGCACACTTACGCTGAGAGGAAAGGCCAGGGAACAAGTCATTGATATAACCGGTGCGGGAAGCTACAATGCCGAGGAGTTTGAATGTGACTACACCGAGGTCGAGTCTTCAGGGGCTGGGACGGCCAGGGTAGTGGCCAACAAAGAGCTTAGGGCAGAATGTAGCGGCGCAGGTTCAGTTCGTTACAAAGGCAATCCGCAGAAGGTTTATGCTGACTCAAACGGCGCAGGCTCAGTCAAAAGAATGAATTAA
- a CDS encoding TonB-dependent receptor plug domain-containing protein, whose protein sequence is MYAVGIRVVGLVACVILFLFGAKGQEVAADSVRMGKVLAPVEVSDTWLHSYAVGGHSEPLDPMAIQRQAATSLGKLLQAQQGIYLKEYGPGMLSSISLRGTSASQTSLLWNGLLINFPSLGQADFSLIPNFFIDQAEVFYGGVSSLAGSGAIGGAVAVSDRVDKDLRSIGLTQEVGSFGTSFSGLKVKASGERAGISLAGFYKKSDNDYTYRNLAKVGQPIERQSHGAYMGKGLKAAAFWNPWSKGVFDLEGWLAQYDREIIPPYTVASVGDTQVDQSLRLSLGYVHSISPLLKWESRAGRIYDFIRFNGLASATTQYMWNNSIEWMPISKVQLRAGGLINHIAADVPEYGGDLTENRSNAFLMVNWFPSARWTLNAKVRQEIVAGKWNPVSPSLGADVLILKSDEVSLNWRSQISRSYRVPTLNDRYWSPGGNLNLKPEQGWNAESGFDYSIKQGKHVLKASATGFAHWIQDWILWLPQAAGYWSPVNVRNVFSRGGELSAGHEWSAGEWVLTNDVNYKLTVSQIRAGYSGDDSNIGNQLPYVPLHQGSWSVGAQTWPWHFDSQVSFYGSRYTLVDNDINLDAYTLWNLEAGRQIRAGKSLFSLSVKVDNVLGKRYENLQYRPMPGRSFSFQLNYTLNQDKK, encoded by the coding sequence ATGTATGCAGTTGGTATAAGGGTGGTCGGGCTGGTAGCCTGTGTCATCCTTTTTTTGTTTGGTGCAAAGGGTCAGGAGGTTGCTGCTGATTCTGTCCGTATGGGTAAAGTCCTGGCCCCAGTGGAGGTCAGCGACACATGGCTTCACAGCTATGCAGTGGGAGGCCATTCGGAGCCACTCGACCCGATGGCTATTCAAAGGCAAGCAGCTACATCGTTAGGCAAGTTACTTCAGGCGCAGCAAGGCATTTACCTGAAGGAGTACGGCCCCGGCATGCTCAGCTCTATTAGCCTCAGGGGCACATCGGCCAGCCAAACCTCCCTGCTTTGGAATGGCCTTCTCATCAATTTTCCATCACTAGGCCAGGCCGATTTCTCGCTAATCCCTAATTTCTTTATCGACCAGGCAGAGGTTTTTTATGGAGGAGTAAGTTCTCTGGCCGGGTCTGGCGCTATTGGTGGCGCTGTGGCTGTCAGTGATAGGGTCGATAAAGACCTCCGAAGCATAGGGTTAACCCAGGAAGTTGGGAGCTTTGGCACTAGCTTTTCAGGGCTTAAGGTCAAGGCTTCGGGTGAGAGAGCTGGCATTTCGCTCGCTGGCTTTTATAAGAAATCCGACAATGACTACACCTACCGGAACCTGGCAAAAGTCGGGCAGCCAATTGAAAGACAATCTCATGGCGCTTACATGGGCAAAGGCCTGAAGGCGGCTGCATTCTGGAATCCATGGTCAAAGGGTGTTTTTGACCTCGAAGGTTGGTTGGCTCAGTATGACAGAGAAATTATCCCGCCCTACACTGTCGCTTCGGTCGGCGACACTCAGGTTGATCAGTCGCTGCGGCTTTCGCTGGGTTATGTGCATAGCATTAGCCCGCTATTGAAATGGGAATCGAGGGCTGGTAGAATCTATGACTTCATCAGATTCAACGGACTGGCTTCAGCTACTACCCAGTATATGTGGAATAATAGCATTGAATGGATGCCAATCTCCAAAGTTCAACTCCGGGCCGGAGGATTGATCAACCACATAGCTGCCGATGTGCCAGAGTACGGTGGCGACTTGACCGAAAACCGATCCAATGCCTTTTTAATGGTCAACTGGTTTCCTTCAGCCCGATGGACACTGAATGCGAAAGTTCGTCAGGAAATTGTTGCTGGTAAATGGAACCCCGTTTCACCTTCGCTGGGAGCTGACGTTTTGATTTTAAAATCAGACGAAGTTTCCCTCAATTGGCGCTCGCAGATTTCCAGAAGCTATCGGGTGCCCACGCTTAACGACCGCTACTGGAGCCCTGGTGGCAACTTAAACCTGAAGCCAGAGCAAGGTTGGAATGCAGAGTCTGGATTCGATTATTCCATCAAACAGGGAAAACATGTACTGAAAGCATCTGCCACTGGCTTCGCTCACTGGATTCAAGACTGGATTCTTTGGCTACCGCAGGCGGCGGGTTATTGGTCGCCAGTGAATGTGAGGAATGTGTTTTCCCGTGGCGGTGAGCTATCGGCTGGTCATGAGTGGAGCGCTGGCGAATGGGTGTTAACCAACGATGTGAACTACAAGCTGACCGTATCGCAGATCCGGGCAGGTTACTCTGGCGACGACAGCAACATCGGTAATCAGCTGCCTTATGTGCCGCTGCATCAGGGGAGCTGGAGCGTGGGTGCACAAACATGGCCATGGCATTTTGATTCCCAGGTTTCATTCTATGGCAGCAGGTATACGCTCGTTGATAACGATATCAATCTCGATGCCTATACCCTGTGGAACCTGGAGGCTGGCAGGCAAATTCGAGCTGGAAAGTCGCTTTTTTCGCTTTCAGTCAAAGTCGACAACGTGCTGGGCAAAAGGTATGAGAACCTGCAATACAGACCCATGCCGGGTCGCTCTTTCTCTTTTCAATTGAATTACACTTTAAACCAAGATAAAAAATGA